One genomic window of Salvelinus alpinus chromosome 9, SLU_Salpinus.1, whole genome shotgun sequence includes the following:
- the LOC139584778 gene encoding ADP-ribosylation factor-like protein 2-binding protein isoform X1: MDVKERNLLGDGENIVEMMDLEEENFAVSNSSDADAAFDAVIGSIEDIIMEDDFQHLQQSFMEKHYLEFDDSEENKLTYIPIFNEYIEKLEKRLEQQLMERIPCFNMSTFNHLLKQHKDEVSGDIFDMLLTFTDFMAFKEMLIDYRAEREGRGLDLSDGLVVRSLSSATSKPITSRTTELK, translated from the exons ATGGACGTGAAAGAGCGAA ATCTGCTGGGTGATGGAGAGAACATCGTTGAAATGATGGACTTAGAGGAAGAGAATTTTGCTGTTTCAAA CTCATCAGATGCTGATGCTGCCTTTGATGCTGTCATTGGGAGTATTGAAGACATCATCATGG AGGACGACTTCCAGCACCTGCAACAGAGCTTCATGGAGAAACACTATCTGGAGTTTGATGACTCAGAGGAGAACAAACTCACCTACATACCCATCTTCAACGAATAT ATTGAGAAACTTGAGAAACGCCTCGAGCAGCAGCTGATGGAGAGGATTCCCTGTTTCAACATGAGCACATTTAACCATTTACTCAA GCAGCACAAAGATGAGGTGTCAGGAGACATCTTCGACATGTTGCTTACTTTTACAGATTTTATGGCCTTCAAGGAAATGTTAATTGACTACAGAGCA GAGAGGGAGGGCCGAGGGCTGGACCTCAGTGATGGCCTAGTCGTGAGGTCTCTCAGCTCTGCAACCTCTAAACCCATCACCTCCAGAACAACAGAACTGAAATAA
- the LOC139584778 gene encoding ADP-ribosylation factor-like protein 2-binding protein isoform X2, with protein sequence MCLRRKNSSDADAAFDAVIGSIEDIIMEDDFQHLQQSFMEKHYLEFDDSEENKLTYIPIFNEYIEKLEKRLEQQLMERIPCFNMSTFNHLLKQHKDEVSGDIFDMLLTFTDFMAFKEMLIDYRAEREGRGLDLSDGLVVRSLSSATSKPITSRTTELK encoded by the exons ATGTGTCTGAGGAGGAAGAA CTCATCAGATGCTGATGCTGCCTTTGATGCTGTCATTGGGAGTATTGAAGACATCATCATGG AGGACGACTTCCAGCACCTGCAACAGAGCTTCATGGAGAAACACTATCTGGAGTTTGATGACTCAGAGGAGAACAAACTCACCTACATACCCATCTTCAACGAATAT ATTGAGAAACTTGAGAAACGCCTCGAGCAGCAGCTGATGGAGAGGATTCCCTGTTTCAACATGAGCACATTTAACCATTTACTCAA GCAGCACAAAGATGAGGTGTCAGGAGACATCTTCGACATGTTGCTTACTTTTACAGATTTTATGGCCTTCAAGGAAATGTTAATTGACTACAGAGCA GAGAGGGAGGGCCGAGGGCTGGACCTCAGTGATGGCCTAGTCGTGAGGTCTCTCAGCTCTGCAACCTCTAAACCCATCACCTCCAGAACAACAGAACTGAAATAA
- the LOC139584780 gene encoding protein-glutamine gamma-glutamyltransferase 2-like, translated as MADQNGVLMGMDLHCQVNNHAHRTGEMDLERLLVRRGQPFSLALQCSTPLPPKHKLAMILHLGKEGEVVVKVLDARAGRDKWWFRQQRAQNEVLLTIHSPADAPVGIYSMTLLLLSPDGHILEQTTPETFYLLFNPWCKADSVYLPDEELLEEYILNENGLLYQGSWDQISSLPWNFGQFEQDVVDICFEILNNSPAALKNPEIDTANRADPVYVSRTITAMVNANDDRGVVLGRWDGKYDDGVSPTRWTGSVAILRRWREAGTQRVRYGQCWVFSGVACTVLRCLGIPTRPVTNYSSAHDTDGNLNVDYLYNEQLESVSEGRKDMIWNYHCWVESWMDREDLPKGYDGWQALDPTPQERSDGVYCCGPCPVKAVRDGDVGMKYDAAFVFSEVNADLVTWIVYPDGQRSQVSLNQKTVGRNISTKSVYGDYREDITKHYKYPEGSVKEREVYEKAGRRITQLNGGPGQLELKIRHAQAILGTDFDVIVEVHNVGGEDTPAQLTVTSNAVTYNSLHRGECQRRTASLTVPAQKAHKEVMRLRYDHYGACVSEHNLIRVTALLQASSQPDIILQEVNIPLSMPQLHVKVVGDAVVSRKLIAHISFTNPLPITLRGGVFTVEGAGLTAPRELQAPGNIGPGEDVKVKLSFKPTRAGLRKLMVDFDADRLRDVKGVATLIVRNR; from the exons ATGGCTGACCAAAACG GTGTATTAATGGGGATGGACCTGCATTGCCAGGTGAACAACCATGCCCATCGTACAGGGGAAATGGACCTGGAAAGGCTGCTGGTTCGTAGGGGGCAGCCCTTCTCCCTCGCTCTGCAGTGCTCCACACCCCTGCCGCCCAAACACAAACTAGCCATGATCCTGCATCTGG GTAAGGAGGGTGAGGTGGTGGTGAAGGTTTTGGATGCCCGTGCTGGCCGTGACAAGTGGTGGTTCCGCCAGCAGAGGGCTCAGAATGAGGTGCTGCTGACGATCCACAGCCCAGCAGACGCCCCTGTGGGAATCTACAGCATGACATTGCTGCTCCTCTCCCCTGATGGACACATCCTGGAGCAGACCACACCAGAGACGTTCTACCTGCTCTTCAATCCCTGGTGCAAAG CTGACTCTGTGTACCTACCTGATGAGGAGCTACTAGAGGAGTACATACTGAATGAAAATGGCCTCCTTTACCAGGGCTCCTGGGACCAGatctcctcactgccctggaacTTTGGACAG TTTGAACAAGATGTGGTGGATATCTGTTTTGAAATCCTGAACAATTCACCTGCTGCACTGAAAAACCCAGAGATTGACACAGCCAACCGAGCAGATCCAGTGTACGTGAGCAGGACAATTACTGCAATG GTGAACGCTAATGATGACCGTGGAGTGGTGTTGGGCCGCTGGGACGGGAAGTATGATGATGGGGTGTCGCCCACACGCTGGACCGGCAGTGTGGCCATCCTCAGGCGATGGCGCGAGGCCGGGACACAGAGGGTGCGATACGGACAGTGCTGGGTGTTCTCAGGTGTAGCCTGCACAG TTCTTCGCTGTCTGGGCATACCTACTCGCCCTGTTACAAACTACTCCTCTGCCCATGACACTGACGGCAACCTGAATGTGGACTATCTGTACAATGAGCAGCTGGAGAGTGTGTCTGAAGGCAGGAAGGACATGATCTG GAACTACCATTGCTGGGTGGAGTCCTGGATGGATAGGGAGGATCTTCCTAAAGGCTATGATGGGTGGCAGGCTCTGGATCCCACCCCACAGGAGAGGAGTGATG GGGTGTACTGTTGTGGGCCCTGTCCAGTCAAGGCGGTGAGGGACGGTGATGTGGGGATGAAGTATGATGCAGCCTTCGTGTTCTCTGAGGTGAACGCAGACCTGGTCACCTGGATCGTCTACCCAGATGGCCAACGCTCACAGGTTTCCCTCAACCAGAAAACTGTGGGCCGAAACATCAGCACCAAGAGTGTGTATGGAGACTACAGAGAGGACATCACTAAACATTACAAATACCCTGAAG GTTCAGTGAAGGAGCGTGAGGTGTATGAGAAGGCAGGACGTCGGATAACGCAGCTGAATGGAGGACCAGGGCAGCTGGAGCTGAAGATCAGACACGCCCAGGCCATCCTGGGGACAGACTTTGATGTGATAGTGGAGGTGCACAACGTGGGTGGGGAGGACACCCCGGCCCAGCTCACTGTGACCTCCAACGCTGTCACCTACAACAGCCTTCACCGGGGGGAGTGCCAGAGGAGGACTGCCAGCCTGACCGTGCCAGCCCAGAAAG CTCATAAGGAAGTGATGCGTCTACGGTACGATCACTATGGGGCTTGTGTGTCTGAGCATAACCTGATCAGGGTCACAGCACTGCTCCAGGCCAGCAGCCAGCCCGACATCATTCTGCAAGAGGTCAACATCCCACTAAGCATGCCACAGCTCCATGTCAAG GTAGTGGGAGATGCAGTTGTATCTCGGAAATTAATTGCACACATCAGCTTCACCAATCCCCTGCCTATCACCCTGAGAGGGGGAGTGTTCACAGTGGAGGGGGCAGGTCTGACTGCACCACGGGAGCTCCAAGCACC